The Prosthecobacter vanneervenii genome has a segment encoding these proteins:
- a CDS encoding polysaccharide biosynthesis tyrosine autokinase translates to MANQGFKRLLTFQDILQFLSRYVKYWRLGVFCATLGASLALAYFVYGKPSYYSKSSVEYSYVDLPIKSEISDVRGNTKWDNIHSQVVLGLQSRWLAERTALRLKLVKNVSQLGTIWSRFISKIKITSSVANQLEIEVWVYEPRLAKLWPQAMLLEYHDFLTESRIKHRDLIIQGFSKEMDRIRENLKAETERDRRFESENRILENFVANNKLEQLPTQMLTYRSQLDAMEEVEKYIDATAPSPAEKLSLLKKHRDKPLAVGTIVRRGAEVDPFLTKTNAPDILMAGTGAVAVEPPKRAAAGASSAATTSTIVIPENSKRTEVWEEIDEKLREAQREYQRLSSNLLPGHEQMRALQKEIDSYSFALEAEWKKEIAAFQLEKDHIRQQLASLQKQMPEYHKLIAGYDDYRRDFRLQSSGRLAWEQAYITMKSRISAMDYTGPEVQVEFFFKGFTEVRDDIPVSPNKQKLLTYALALSLGLGIGGPVLTERLRFTSSFVGEAEKYCQYPACGIVPLMEPKAKLAIEDGKDGNEDDFAGSHAHESFRIIRSSLPFYAPGDNRKQVIMVTSARPSDGKSTVAMHLAKSFAESGDKVLLIDCDLRRGTLHRLLDLDRKQDGLAELLDGQAKLADAIQSTKTPGLSLVARGKSKSVSPELLSRNQFQHLIDSLRPDFDRIIVDTPPLLGLADSLLISKVVDGLIFVIRADQTTQRDVATASEILHQAGAPVYGFVLNCVNLKNLENYYYYGTYYSRYYDPTYYSSSRRGGVQPVNDA, encoded by the coding sequence ATGGCAAACCAGGGCTTCAAGCGCTTACTTACTTTTCAGGACATCCTTCAGTTCCTCTCACGTTACGTGAAGTACTGGCGTTTAGGGGTGTTTTGCGCGACCTTGGGTGCCTCGCTCGCCCTCGCCTATTTCGTCTACGGCAAGCCATCCTACTACTCAAAGAGTTCGGTAGAATACAGTTATGTCGACCTGCCCATCAAGTCTGAAATTTCAGACGTTCGTGGTAATACGAAATGGGACAACATTCATTCGCAAGTCGTACTTGGTTTGCAATCAAGGTGGCTTGCCGAACGCACAGCCCTGCGCCTGAAACTCGTTAAAAATGTCAGCCAGTTGGGCACCATCTGGAGCCGTTTCATTTCCAAGATCAAAATCACCAGTTCGGTTGCCAACCAGCTGGAGATCGAAGTGTGGGTCTATGAACCTCGCTTGGCCAAGCTCTGGCCTCAAGCCATGCTTCTTGAGTATCATGATTTCCTTACCGAATCTCGCATCAAGCATCGTGACCTGATAATCCAGGGGTTCTCCAAGGAAATGGATCGCATCCGCGAAAACTTGAAGGCCGAAACTGAGCGTGATCGCCGTTTTGAGTCCGAAAATCGTATTCTGGAAAACTTTGTGGCCAACAATAAATTGGAACAGTTGCCCACCCAGATGCTCACCTACCGCTCTCAGCTGGATGCCATGGAAGAGGTCGAAAAGTACATCGACGCCACCGCCCCCAGCCCAGCGGAAAAGCTGTCCCTGCTCAAAAAGCATCGCGACAAACCTCTTGCTGTTGGCACCATCGTGCGTCGTGGTGCGGAAGTTGACCCCTTTTTAACGAAGACCAATGCGCCCGACATCTTGATGGCCGGTACTGGTGCTGTCGCAGTAGAACCCCCGAAGCGCGCTGCAGCCGGTGCCTCCTCGGCCGCAACCACCAGCACCATTGTCATTCCCGAGAACTCAAAACGCACCGAAGTCTGGGAAGAAATTGATGAGAAACTGCGAGAAGCTCAGCGTGAATATCAGCGTCTTTCAAGCAACTTGCTGCCTGGGCATGAGCAGATGCGCGCTCTGCAAAAAGAGATCGACAGTTACAGCTTTGCTCTTGAAGCCGAGTGGAAAAAGGAAATTGCAGCCTTCCAACTTGAGAAGGATCACATTCGTCAGCAGCTTGCTTCCCTGCAGAAGCAGATGCCCGAATACCACAAGCTCATCGCGGGCTACGATGACTATCGCAGAGACTTTCGTCTCCAGTCCAGTGGCAGACTTGCTTGGGAGCAAGCCTACATTACCATGAAATCCCGAATCTCGGCCATGGACTACACAGGACCTGAGGTGCAGGTGGAATTCTTTTTCAAAGGCTTCACGGAAGTGCGTGATGACATTCCCGTCTCCCCGAATAAACAAAAGCTCCTCACCTATGCCTTGGCGCTCTCTCTCGGCCTTGGCATCGGCGGGCCTGTCCTCACCGAGCGGCTGCGTTTCACCTCCTCCTTTGTCGGTGAAGCTGAAAAATACTGCCAGTATCCTGCATGCGGCATTGTACCCTTGATGGAGCCGAAGGCTAAGCTCGCTATCGAAGATGGCAAGGACGGCAACGAAGACGATTTTGCCGGCAGCCACGCTCACGAATCTTTCCGCATCATTCGAAGCTCTCTGCCGTTCTACGCGCCAGGGGACAACCGCAAACAGGTGATCATGGTGACCAGCGCCCGCCCAAGTGATGGCAAAAGCACTGTGGCGATGCATCTGGCCAAATCATTTGCTGAGAGTGGCGACAAAGTGCTGCTTATCGACTGTGACCTGCGTCGAGGCACCTTGCATCGTCTCTTAGATCTTGACCGCAAGCAGGACGGACTTGCCGAACTGCTCGACGGTCAGGCCAAACTTGCAGATGCCATTCAATCCACCAAGACGCCCGGCCTGAGTTTAGTCGCACGTGGCAAGAGCAAAAGCGTTAGTCCTGAGTTGCTGTCACGCAATCAGTTCCAGCATTTGATCGACAGTCTGCGTCCCGATTTTGATCGCATCATTGTGGACACCCCACCGCTGCTCGGCCTTGCCGATTCATTGCTCATCAGTAAAGTCGTGGACGGGTTGATTTTTGTGATTCGCGCAGACCAGACCACCCAGCGTGACGTTGCCACCGCTTCTGAAATTTTGCACCAGGCTGGCGCTCCAGTTTACGGTTTTGTCTTGAACTGTGTGAACCTTAAAAACCTCGAAAACTACTACTATTACGGCACTTACTATTCACGGTATTACGACCCCACCTATTACAGCAGTTCGAGACGCGGTGGCGTGCAGCCTGTTAATGATGC
- a CDS encoding porin family protein produces MDTQPDAATSHALGQDVTRPYGEYRYVPQKNIYQQTSIADSIGDLRQNTRDVLAPISNINRYTSWSLYSATDSYFLGTSLGLNLGIPAFGVQLGSGYGGIQSNRFTMIAGPFVLDSFYAGYGLIYTDIQGNYPGIASLPDDGWAQIVWMSFRATLVLGDSLALSINPYLYWLPDKGQVGWALPGPMAGMMLPQFGARSLFQGIWKKEWANWRLVVSDQFTPYIQPYNLWDVYVNANQSWGDLSPIERVGRYGVGYGASAMHNYDPSARFGLGRDRWSGLAGYYNIIGARLFGRHGNATQSMFYIDRVDAWNKNFDTLYSALNGGAYIRNGDPFFTSYAGYNFSTRAPFFKTTINWASVGFRKSLTNFLTTYAEGGYYWLTGEGPHYNGWTALVGVQNRLGPLTYQYAEVGRRVYRPFNAPVGLEDFAEYRLVHLLGGRINTTAYAGISKRYLQFNKQITQQIKYAGLMMSTNISGRISSFASAGWENITLPSNGIEWTQWTYRAGLSYAMSSTVNSQLFYQYLDFHGNTYSYTEHYLYLGVSKIF; encoded by the coding sequence GTGGATACCCAGCCGGATGCTGCCACTAGCCATGCTTTGGGGCAGGATGTTACTCGCCCATATGGCGAATATCGCTATGTGCCTCAGAAAAATATTTATCAGCAAACCTCCATTGCTGATTCTATTGGGGATCTCAGGCAGAACACGCGTGATGTGCTGGCACCAATCAGCAATATCAATCGCTACACTAGTTGGTCACTCTACAGTGCCACAGACAGCTACTTTTTAGGTACATCTCTGGGGCTTAACCTGGGCATTCCTGCCTTCGGCGTTCAACTTGGATCCGGCTATGGCGGTATTCAAAGCAATCGCTTCACCATGATTGCTGGTCCCTTTGTATTGGATAGTTTTTACGCCGGCTATGGATTGATCTACACAGACATTCAAGGTAACTATCCAGGAATCGCTTCCCTCCCTGACGATGGCTGGGCGCAGATCGTATGGATGAGTTTTCGCGCTACTTTGGTTCTAGGCGATTCACTGGCCCTAAGCATAAACCCCTATCTGTACTGGTTGCCCGACAAAGGTCAGGTCGGCTGGGCTCTGCCTGGTCCCATGGCTGGCATGATGCTGCCGCAGTTTGGTGCCAGATCCTTGTTCCAGGGAATCTGGAAGAAAGAATGGGCCAATTGGCGTCTTGTCGTCAGTGACCAGTTCACACCCTACATCCAGCCTTACAATCTTTGGGACGTATACGTGAATGCTAATCAATCTTGGGGGGATCTCTCTCCAATTGAGCGCGTCGGCCGATACGGTGTGGGTTATGGTGCAAGCGCAATGCACAACTATGATCCCAGTGCGCGCTTCGGCCTCGGCCGTGACCGGTGGAGCGGCTTGGCAGGCTACTACAACATCATCGGAGCCAGGCTTTTTGGCCGTCACGGCAATGCCACCCAGAGCATGTTCTACATTGATCGTGTAGATGCGTGGAACAAAAACTTCGACACCCTCTACTCAGCCCTCAATGGCGGGGCTTATATCCGTAACGGCGATCCTTTCTTCACCTCCTACGCCGGCTACAACTTCTCAACTAGAGCCCCTTTCTTTAAGACCACCATCAACTGGGCCTCTGTGGGCTTCCGCAAAAGTCTTACCAACTTCCTCACAACCTATGCTGAGGGGGGCTATTACTGGCTCACTGGGGAAGGGCCACATTACAATGGCTGGACCGCCCTTGTAGGCGTCCAAAACCGTCTCGGTCCGCTGACCTACCAATATGCTGAGGTGGGGCGCCGTGTTTACAGGCCGTTCAACGCACCTGTGGGACTCGAAGACTTTGCCGAGTACCGGCTTGTTCACCTCCTTGGAGGTCGCATTAATACGACGGCTTATGCAGGTATTTCCAAGCGCTACCTACAGTTTAATAAACAGATCACCCAGCAGATCAAATATGCGGGGCTCATGATGAGCACCAATATTTCCGGCAGAATCTCCAGCTTTGCCTCTGCTGGCTGGGAAAACATCACCCTTCCAAGCAATGGTATTGAATGGACTCAGTGGACGTACCGCGCCGGACTCAGCTACGCCATGTCAAGCACGGTCAATTCACAACTTTTTTACCAATATTTGGACTTTCATGGCAACACATACAGCTATACAGAGCATTATCTATACCTTGGTGTGTCCAAGATCTTTTAG
- a CDS encoding polysaccharide biosynthesis/export family protein, with the protein MFKSVFAPCLFATICLVSCSAPQNYDSADLAPLPKTTPVGNANYRIQIGDVIDMFVLEDNSFNGSYVIRPSGDIIVPKLGRVGIQGLSLSEAESRIKSTLQANHLKLATVIVDPGMRGETAAGGLTLRLSGETSQTGRVTVRPLGDSPVSAYQAVIDSGGFKPFANKKKSYILRNGNAGVQRIDVNFEAVEAGKASDPVVLEGDCIVVPKKIFGL; encoded by the coding sequence ATGTTTAAATCAGTCTTTGCTCCCTGCCTCTTCGCTACCATTTGTCTGGTCTCCTGCAGTGCTCCGCAAAATTACGATTCTGCCGATCTCGCCCCTCTCCCGAAAACTACACCCGTTGGAAATGCCAACTATCGCATCCAGATTGGCGATGTGATTGATATGTTCGTTCTTGAGGACAACTCCTTCAATGGCTCGTACGTCATCCGCCCCAGCGGCGACATCATTGTTCCAAAGCTTGGTCGCGTAGGGATACAAGGGCTTTCCTTGTCGGAGGCAGAGAGCCGCATCAAATCCACCCTCCAGGCCAACCATTTAAAGCTCGCCACTGTCATTGTTGATCCTGGCATGCGCGGTGAAACCGCCGCAGGAGGTCTGACCTTGCGCCTCAGTGGTGAAACTTCGCAGACAGGGCGTGTTACTGTGCGCCCTCTTGGCGATTCCCCGGTCTCCGCCTACCAAGCGGTCATTGACTCGGGTGGTTTCAAGCCGTTTGCAAACAAGAAAAAGTCATACATCCTGCGCAACGGCAACGCTGGTGTGCAGCGCATCGATGTTAACTTCGAGGCTGTTGAGGCTGGCAAGGCCTCTGACCCCGTTGTGTTGGAAGGTGATTGCATTGTTGTGCCAAAGAAAATCTTTGGTTTGTAA